The genomic interval CCACCCCAGCCCATGGCAGTCTCACCTTTGGGGCAGGAAAGTTGGTTATGGTGACCTTGAGGGGCTCCAGGACGGCCATGGCACGGGGGGCCTGCTCGTTCAGCACTTCCCGCGCACACGCCTCCAGCAGATGCGGCTCCATCGTTGCCTGTGCGACTGTCACACCGACCTGCAGGACAGCCTGCTGTCACCACACCAGCCAGAGGACACAACCACCCGCCccatcccatcctgtccccagcacctACCCGGGCACAGAAGTTGTTGATGGCCTCGGGGGGGAAGCCTCGCCGGCGCAGGGCTGTCAGCGTGAAGAGCCGCGGGTCATCCCAGTCCCTGAGAAAACACGGGTGTGACAGCCAGGCGTGACCCGGGCAGGACCCACCATGGCTGCTGGCTCCACTCCTACCTCACAGCACCTGTCTCCACCAGCTGGATGATTTTCCTCTTGGAGACGACGGTGTAGAGCAGGTTCAGGCGCCCGTACTCCCACTGCACAGGGCAGTAGACATCGAGCGCGTTGCACAGCCAGAAGTAGGAGGAACGTCTGCAAGGGAGGCACAGACACAGCCCCACACCCCCCACAGCCTCTCAGAACTTTGGCAGCTGCTCCCCCTgagagctgccagccctgggccgTGCTGTGCATGGTGCTCACCTGGCCTGGAACTCCTTGGTGCAGAGGGAGTGGGTGATGTGCTCGATGGAGTCACAGAGGCAGTGTGTGTAGTCATATGTGGGGTAGATGCACCTGCAAGGCAGACAGAGTCAGCGCTGGGGAGCTGCTCCCCTCCTGAGAGCCCTCCTGCTCCCAGGAGACGCTGGCAAACCCCTGCCACATGTGCTGGGACGCTGCAGACCCTCCCTACCACTTGTCTCCGGTGCGGTGGTGCGGAGTGAACTTGACACGGTAGGCGACGGGGTCCATCTTCCCATCCTCCATGATTAGCTTCATCCGCAGCGTGGCCTCCCCTTCCCCAAACTTGCCCTTGCGCATGTCCTGTGGAACAGGGGGAAGCTGTCAGCTCAGCTACAGACCCGCTCCCCACGGGCACGCAGCCTGCCCCCAGCCAGGGGTACCTCGAAGAGCAGGAGCGACTCCTCCACAGGCCGGTCCCGCCACGGTGAGGGCGGTGGGTTGTGGCCTTTAATTTCCTCGACCTTCTGATGGCAGACATACGCATGGCCCCTGTGGGGGACACACATGGTTACCAGACGTGAGCAGCTCAGCCCCTCACAAGGAAGAGCCCCAGCCATGGTGTGGGATATTCTCACTATCCCCACGGCATTGGCACCACTACAGAACACTCACCGGCGGATGAGCTCCAGGGCCCAGGTGTAGAGCTGGTCAAAGTAATCTGAGGCGTGGGTCACTGCATGGGGCTGATACCCtgtggggacatggtgacagaGCGGGTCGTAGCCACCCCCTTGGCCCGGCAGCAGGACCTGCATGCAGGGATGTCCCCAGCAGTGCCTGGCCTGAtcctgccctccccagcccgAGCTGTACCCAGCCACTCCACCATCTCCCGGATGGCTGTGAAGtacttctcctcctccttctcggGGTTGGTGTCATCGTAGCGCAGGAAGCACACGCCACCGTTGGCCTGGAGATGAGGGGACAGTGACCACCCACCCCCCGAAGGAGACAGGGGCCAGGGGGAGCTGCCAGAGGGGCCTTGGTGCTCCTCACCTTGGCATAGCCAAAATTGAAGTTGATGGCCTTGGCATGGCCGATGTGCAGGATCCCATTGGGCTCAGGAGGGAACCGTGTCCGCACCTGCAGGGGTGGTAGGGGACACACCTGTTCTGCGGCAGGAGACTCTTCCTGCTCCCCGGCAGTGGGGGCAAGGACATGAGCCCCCTCTAAACCCCCAGGCCCCTCTGTGCCAGCAGAGTGCCACCTCTTGCCAAGCCTCCTGTGAGTCCCCCTTGCCACCCCACCAGCCTGGCTGGAGCTTGACACAGCAAAGCCACCCTTGCAGGGGACCACAGGGCTGGGGCCTCACCTGCCCACCCGTGACTGCTAGGTGCTGCTTCAGCAGGGCCATGGTGTTGGGTGTCACCACATAGCCCTCGGTCTTGTAGTTCTCTCCTGTGGGCAGAGGACACTCAGGGCTGCAGCATTGCCCAAACCGAGCCAAGCCCAGCAGCCAGCAGGGAAGGACGagaggccaggctggtcctCTGCGGCACAGAGAACTGGGACTGGGCACAGAGCCCCAcacatggcagcagctcctcGCACTCACCCGGCTTGTGGAACTTGAGAGCTTCTCCccgcagctgctccagcagtgACCGTGTCTCTGTGCCCACCTCACCTGCAAGGAGGGGGCGCTGAGCAGGGGCCGGaccacagggctggggaagctGCCTGCAGGAGGACAGTCTCTTACCGTTCTCCACCACAGTCGccttctgcttctctgctggGGCTGGCCGGGCCTTCGCAGCCTGCAG from Columba livia isolate bColLiv1 breed racing homer chromosome 10, bColLiv1.pat.W.v2, whole genome shotgun sequence carries:
- the QARS1 gene encoding glutamine--tRNA ligase, which encodes MATAAVGPMAAEEAEEALGLFTGIGLSEAKARETLRNGALSALLRQAVLQARSALGPALDKATGTLLYNAAARLRDPKHLGFLVGYIVRREILTDLQLSAALEYVRTHPLEPLDTADFEQACGVGVCVTPEQIEEAVEAVISEHRAELLAERYRFNMGLLMGEARSRLRWADGKTIKNEVDLQVLHLLGPKTEADLEKKPKAAKARPAPAEKQKATVVENGEVGTETRSLLEQLRGEALKFHKPGENYKTEGYVVTPNTMALLKQHLAVTGGQVRTRFPPEPNGILHIGHAKAINFNFGYAKANGGVCFLRYDDTNPEKEEEKYFTAIREMVEWLGYQPHAVTHASDYFDQLYTWALELIRRGHAYVCHQKVEEIKGHNPPPSPWRDRPVEESLLLFEDMRKGKFGEGEATLRMKLIMEDGKMDPVAYRVKFTPHHRTGDKWCIYPTYDYTHCLCDSIEHITHSLCTKEFQARRSSYFWLCNALDVYCPVQWEYGRLNLLYTVVSKRKIIQLVETGAVRDWDDPRLFTLTALRRRGFPPEAINNFCARVGVTVAQATMEPHLLEACAREVLNEQAPRAMAVLEPLKVTITNFPAPKALEVLVPNFPADESRGFHKVPLQPTIYIEETDFREEVDKGYKRLAPGQPVGLRHAGYIIAVQNIIKDASGHVIELEVTCTKSAVAEKPKAFIHWVSEPLVCEVRLYERLFLHKNPEDPSEVPGGFLSDLNPDSLRVVRNALVDSSVLSARPFDKFQFERLGYFSVDPDSEEGKLVFNRTVTLKEDPGKV